From the genome of Bombus vancouverensis nearcticus chromosome 4, iyBomVanc1_principal, whole genome shotgun sequence:
CATTCCTCTTTATCAGTGAAATTACCAGTACCATACATTTGACATAatacacaattttttaattcttcacaACGGCTTGGACAGGTTGGACACTTATTACAGTGTTTACCAGAATATCTAGTATTTCCTTCTTCATGACAAATACATTCACCACAAACACAATCTCCCTAAATGATAAAAGATTAATCGAAGTTAAACTTGTAAAACAAAATAAAGCTTTTTCTTCTCAAAGCAATAAAAATCTTACATGTCCTGAACATAACACTCCATTGGTAGTTCCTGGTGCAATACAAGTCTCATTTGAAGATCTACAATTGCAAGATGGACCAGTCCATCCTGCATTACAGACACATTGGCCACACTCGCATGTTCCATGATTTGAGCACAAATGACCTTGATCTCGATCACATGAGAAATTGTCACATTCACAAAAATGACCTGATATtatctgtaaaaaaaaaacatcataTACTCAATCAAAAAAgatgtaaatttttatattaaaatcatataTCTATATTTACTTCTTCAGGATTTTCTCTTTCTTCACATTCACATTGACCACAAGCACAAGTTCCTCTCCCTGAACAATCTACAAGAGAAGTATTATCAGGTCTACAAGATTGGAAATGTTTATCTAATCCTGTCATTTCTTGATGAGGACTGCATTCACAGCGTTTTCCAAAAAATCCATCATAACATTCACAAATGCCACATTTTAAAGTTCCTACACCATTACATTCTGGTGATTTCGGTTCATACATAGCACCTTCGCGTTCGCATTCACAGTCACATAACATTTCCAAATTTACAGTAAGCGTTTCATTAATTCCAACCtaaaaaaagataagaaaatttgtttgtttaacttcaaatattaaattatgtagACAAATGCGAATGCTTTTATTCTTACTGGATAAATATCGAATTTTTGTTTCCATTCAGACCTATTTTCTGGGCAACTCGTGACTTCGATTTCTGCAGTAAATTCCACTTTTGTTCCAACTTTTAATCCGTCACATTTTGAAGTTTCAATAAGCGGACCCGTACCCAAACACTTTGAAAAGTATTTTACCTTCACAGCACTGCTAGCTGTATCTTTCATTTCAACTGAACTTGAAATTGCATCATACTGTTCACGAATTAATTCTACAACATTACTCGAGTCATCTGATAATTTACCAGCAAAAGATCCTTCTACATGTTTAGTCAgtcttttatatacatttatttgttCTTCCGTAACAGCCCATATAACATTAATAGCATTTTGCTtaacttttaaattaatttgagaAATACTTGGATAGTCTTGTAATGATGAATGCGTGTAAAGTCCTGTACTATCTAAGTGACATTCACCATCATTTGGTTTGACAATTCCACCCAATTTACCATCGCCTGCATAATGAAAACCAGCATCTGTAGAAAATACTAAAAGTCTACGAGCCTTTTCACGCCAGCCAATCTGCTGTCTACAAACTATAGCTTGCATTATTGCATCAAATCCTCCTTCTGGCGCATCTAAGTTTCCAGATACTGAAGCATTTCGCACTAAACTCTACACAGATAAGAAAAGTTGATAATTTTTATGGAATATTCAttgcaaaattatattattatatacttacTGCAAAATGACTTGTATCTTGAGACAATGTCATAATATTTTTGTAGCCATATGGTGCTGCACATCCATCACATGGTTCTATTAATCTAAAATACAAAACTGACTATAAATTTACCattaaatgaaatgtaaaatagTAATTTCAAATTATGCATGcagaaagattatcattttttatgGGAAACTTACGACTTAGGCATTGTACTAACATAAGGCATTACAACTTTATCAACAAAACTGCCAAAACCTAATCGAAAGTTACTTGTAATTTTACTCATACTTTCTACTAAGAGTTGACCTAAATCTGATAatttttttttgtcatcttccaTAGATTTACTCAAATCCATAAGATAGTACAAATCAACAGGATAATCTTCAGCTTgtgaataagcaaaagtcattctATGTGCCTCATCTAGAAGATTTATATCATATAtctaatattgtaaatattgtttTCTGCCAAAAtagtttaatatataataactacaGTAACTTACTTATTCGAAGTTTCAAATTAACTTCTTGTGGCCAAATTTGTACAGCTTCTTGTCTTCTGCTACCACtgctactgctgctgctgctactacCACTACTAGTGGACTGTGAACTAGAGCCATGTGTGCTAGAATTCATATATGAATATTCATAACTGTTGGCACCACCATATGCATAACCACCTTTTGTTAAATTTCTATGTCTTATCATACTAAAAACATTGTCTGGATTCCATGTATATTCGCCAGGACATGTTGCAAATATTTTAGTATTAATATTTGGCAGAAAACACCgcttttctgaaaatttctgtaaagattaatatattttaattatttacataaaatatactatatatgaatattattattattatattattaatatacatgtaattatattttaacaaaaaaacTCACTGGTGCTGCACACCAGGCACAATGTGGTGTTTGTATACATTCATGACATGTTTGTTTGCTTATACAAGGATTCATTCCAGTCAATCTCTCTGGAGGTGAGTAATTTGCCTTTACTAATGATATAACAATTGCTATTGCTATTATCCATCTGAAGCTGCCAAACATTCtgcatataaaatacaaatcttTTTAGATTAATGCAGTTAATagattacatataaatatactttttaatGTAGTTTATAAATCATAGATAAGATACatttctgaaataaaataacaattctattactcttgtattaaattttaatgaaattatgaCTTTGTACAATCATTTCCACCAAGAATAAGGTAGGTATGAGGTAATATTCTTGTAATTGTTGACTCATCATATTCTTAAAATATACATTCTTAGTTCCCATTTTTATTCTCTAAGAATAAGTATGAAATATGGATTCACTTTCTAtggataaaaaaatattaaaaacttttAATGGTATTAGTTACTTATTTAAAAGTGGGACAAACTGTGCTTCATTTATAAATacatcataaaatttatttggcAAGTTACCCATAAATAACTCATGTTAccttatcattttattttaacaCTATGGCTATAAGTTTGAaccaaataataattaaaataatcaattttgatatcaaaatattaaaaaatttattttataaagtttgTTTATAACTGTTTCCTTATGAAATGTATATAAGTTATGTTAGATATATATACCTGTAGGAAAgcaaatttaaagaaaaaataaagtatttacaaaatataattaattatttaatagaaaattgagATTTGATTATAAAAGTTTTCCCATACTTTTATTCTTAACTTCAGTAACATTTTGTACATaatccaaatataaaaaatgttcacttataaaattttgaaaaattctttttatttatattttaaaagtattCGATATCTTCAAAATACCATTATTCACGGCTTAAAACAGACGGCTTATTCATTCACCACGATGCCGTCAtctttatatttacaaaatgataTCTCTTCCTAAACGAAACCACAAATATAAAGACGAAAAAAACTGGATAAGGAATTCTGAGGGCTTACTTTTCCATCAGAAATATCTCTTTCAATGTGTTATTAGAACATCACAAGGTTGACCAATGTTTTCTTTTACTTGAATCGCCATAAAAGGTAACCCATCAAATGCACGCACTCCACAACCAACTGTCTATACCAGATCGTGATAGACTCACACTAGTTACACCACACTACACGTTTTCTGATTGTCTGACTGATCCTGATTCTGATTATACGTATTGCACAAAGTATTTAATTATACCTAGAGAATACATCTCTTTCGAATAAATGGAACAAATAGAATGCTAGCGCTACATGTGTTCAATCTTAGAACTATCTTTCCTTTTGTGTACGATACACACAAAGCGGAATATTTGAAATCTTATTTAGATTTTGATGtaaatataatgttatacatTCTTATTACTGTAAATTAAtcctataaataatattattatattaagagaaatgaaaaagtaattttactaataacataaaaaaagCTAGCAACGTTAAATAATATTACCAAATTAgcatcatatatgtatattctgcTAAACGAGTTGAGTCCAGAGGACTAAATAAAACCAGACGATTAAAATTTTGGGGAAACAAAgatgaattaataattttgaaatattatagaaTAGAAACTTTTGTGAATATTGATCCCATAAGCAGATTACTGTATGATTGTATTAATTATTGATAatgtattattttgtaataaaacagGTTGTTCTCAAAGATCATAATTTACTAGCAACTATCAACCAATAATTGGAGATCACGTGACCAATTGTCGTTATTTTCCTGACTTGTTGTTGAATAGAGTATAGCATCttatatagaataattttaatgaaaaactATAATTATTACATGATATTATGTAATCGAGAGTaaattttttgatattataatattaaatacattaatattaaaaacatatagGTATATATAGTTGCAATTTAGAAAATTACGTAAGTGCAGTAAATAATATACTGAGTTGAATAACGTTGTCTGTTGCCTTCAAGTCAATCAAAATCGACTTTGTATTACATGCGCAGAGGACGAAAAGAGATGTTTTCGGAGCTCTTGCGCATCCCCACTTTCGAATACGTTTGTCCCTGACATACGTCACATCCGGGTACATATTAAATTGTTCTTTCTGTTCCTGGATGTGGTGTAAGTAGGACGTTTGACCGTTGTTCGTAAttcacttctttttttttaaacttgtAAATGTTGCATCGTAATCGATAATTCATTTACCCTTGTAATATTTTTGCATGTTTTAAATGTAAACCGacaatgataaaaattaattatcatttCAGGATTCGTTACCTTGATCAATCGATTAAACACAAGTTACCATCTtctactgtaatttaattaggAATTGAAAGTTTTTATTGCTGTATCAAATATGTGAGTAACAGCATTAtctttaattataattgtagatttatattgtagaatttatatttatatctcaaTGTTCTGTCTATCTCTCTCTTCAAAGTCATTCATGTTCGGCCATTATATGATATCCGCAATGCGTCGTTGCATTTCGCTATAATATCGTCCCGAAAATTTATTGACGTGTAATGTTACATAATGGACTTTTTTTATGCAGGAATAAATGTTTTTACATTTATCTGCAAAAGTAccttttgataaatttttaattgtatataCATGAAAACCAACATTGTTTATTGAAGGTTACGACATGTAATGGGAGCTATTGGATCCCTGAGAATTAGGTTTGTATctatacaaatatacatattaacAGTTATAGGGAAGTATAGGATCAAACACAATTTATTTCTAATGAAAATATAACTATTTTAATTATACCTCTTATTTTGGCATGCCTCCATTTTGTATATATCAATGGAGCATGAATGCTTGTGGGAGGAATAGTAATTTGAGAACATGCCTTCGGAATCCACATATTTTTTTATCTGGAGCTGATTCTCTTTGTTCTCTACATCCATATGAAATACATAATATTGTgctttaattataatacgtgtCTAATTTTTATATAGGACATACGGAGCTAGTTATCATGGTGGAAACTATAGAACAAAAGAAAGGGGATCTGCATATGGAAATAATGCTAATAATAGAAATGGACGATTTGAAAATCGCAACAAAAATAATATGCATGGCACTATGGGAGCCTTAAAAAAACCAAACTGGAGTTTTGAAAATTTAAAGCCttttaaaaaagatttttatataCCACATCCTAATGTTCAATCACGTCATCCACaagaaatagatatatttagaCAGGAGAATCAGATTACTCTTAAGGGAGAGAAAATTCCTAATCCTATACAACATtttgaagaaggaaattttcctGATCATGTAATGCAATGTATTAGAAAACAGGGGTTTAGTGAACCAACTGCTATTCAAGCTCAAGGATGGCCAATTGCAATGTCTGGACAAAATATGGTTGGAATAGCACAAACTGGATCTGGGAAAACTTTAGGATACATCCTACCTGCAATTGTACATATTAGCAGTCAACAACCATTAAATCATGGTGACGGGCCAATTGCTCTAGTTCTAGCACCAACAAGAGAATTGGCGCAGCAAATTCAAAAAGTTACTTATAATTTTGGCTACGTAAGAAGCACTTGTATTTTTGGTGGTGCGCCTAAAGGAAGCCAAGCTCGCGATTTAGAACAAGGAGTTGAGATTTGCATTGCCACACCAGGACGATTAATTGACTTTTTGGAACGAGGTATAACTAATTTACGTAGATGTACGTACTTGGTATTAGATGAAGCAGATAGAATGCTAGACATGGGTTTTGAACCTCAAATTCGAAAAATTATTGAACAAATTAGGCCAGATAGACAGGTATTGATGTGGTCTGCAACTTGGCCGAAAGAAGTTAGAAATCTTGCAGAGGAATACCTTGTAGACTATACACAATTGAACATTGGATCATTAACATTATCAGCTAATCACAATATTCTTCAGATTGTTGATGTCTGTGAAGAACATGAAAAACAAGCGAAgtatgtattttaaatatttcgatttACTAATAGTATAAATTAtgtcaaaataaaaattttttattttatcgtttatGATGAAAGTAATATATGATAGTTCGtgatttttcataatattttatctCTAAGAAGAACTGACTTTTTTAttcaatatattaatattttactttttaaagGTTGcttacaatttaatattttattcttctacTTTAGATTGCAAGATCTTCTTCAGGAGATTAGTAATGTTAGTCCAGAAGGTGGGAAGACAATAATTTTTGTAGAGACAAAGAAAAAGGTGGAGAGTATTACTAAAACTATTCGTCGATATGGGTGGCCAGCAGTATGTATACATGGTGACAAATCGCAACTAGAAAGAGATTTTGTTCTTACAGGTTTGTTGATATATATGTATGCTGATAACATTTTCATTGCATTATTCACATAATTACATTATGctatattaaattttagaatttagaaGAAATAAGGATTCAATTCTTGTAGCAACAGATGTTGCTGCTCGTGGATTGGGTAAGTAATAGAGTTacttgtttaacattttttatttttgttaaaacATAGTAGATTTTGAAGAATTTATTGAAGTTTAGATCAGTTGTATTTGAGAAAATTTGtacttaattaaaaaggggTAGGGTAGGGTAAAGTGGCGATGTAGCACAGACTGGTTATATGAAGGTGATGCCCCACTGTTTTtggaataaaaatgattaaCATTAAATAACTTACCATGTTaattaagaaataagaaaaattgataaataagGACTTTTCAACAATGTGTTATTCTTTGTAGAATTCTATAGTTAATTATTGAAATTGTAGaacgatataataatattaatgcaGTATAAAAAATAGTTTTAGTGTACATTCTCAAACTTTACATAAGCTTAATGTACTATAAATAGATGGCATTAGGTAGCTTCAACTTTTATTACTTATtcctttaaaatttatatatatatatatatatttattatatttgtattaatatGAAAAGCGTTAAATTTtcgtaagtttttatttttactatttaagAAGAGGTGCtgcattttttctttattttatatcgtataatTGTGTTATATACTTCAGGTACTGTACAAAGTTTTTTGTTCATCCTAATTTTTCTATTAGCTTTATTGACGTGTAATGCtatctattttattaaaaaaaaaatatcggagaaaatgagaaaaaaaggagaagaaaagaaaagaggaattAAATAATGTGCTTGTGTTAAAGAATTGAGAGTATAAAGATTGGAATATAAGAGAAGTGCTTTAGTAATATATGTGGGCATCCTGTAATTTATGTTAATCAGTCTGGTTGTCCTTTGTTTCAGAGGCACATGGTGCACAAATTATATTGAGTGTGCGATGAAAAACGATCGTTCAATAAAGAAAACATGGCTCACTCATTGTACATACGCAATTCTGTTTTGCACATAATATTGTACTTAATGTGCCTCTGTGTTCAGCCTGTGTACCACGCAAGTAGTAGAGTGGTGCGCGGGTGGTGCCGTTATCGGCGCTGGTTGGTTGTGAGGTAAGACCGTTGGTTACGTTTTGGTACAACCATCACACTTCATAGCCAATGTTCAGCCCGTATGAGAGACAACAATCTATTGATTTTGCTACTATCGCTACTCGGTGGTGATGCTTAGGACACGACGTTGCGATGTGAAGTTGCATTTAAGAATAGCACACATCGTGAGGCGCTCTGTATGCAGTCATACGGAACGTGCATCAACGATAACAGGGTTTGTATTTAATTACTATGCAGCTAACTTACATTcatatacatttatatgtaCTGTAACTGATACAATTCTTAATTTATCTTCAATGTTTTAATAATTAGGAATGAAAGCACCTTAATGTGAAATATTAGACAATATAAAACTGTAACAGTGTTTGAAAAAGAAGTTACTGTAAATCTTACTTAAAATCATTTTCATTATATTTgttaaagaaaaagaatttataGGGAATACGATATACACTCCTTCTACTGTGACGgatttcttatttaaatatcTACAATATTGATTCTTTTTATAAGTTCTTCGACTTTTTGTTCTATGTTATGAATACTTGTGTACAGAATATGCATAGAGAAAGgtaatacaaatattctattgttTATGTTACTAAGTAAGGTTTTAGAAGTTACTTATTAACTGTTATgaagttttaatatttaatattgaaatttgtGTATTTGATATGTGATGTAGTGTAGGCTTAGCTGCATATTCTCATGGAAAGATATggagataaaaataattagtttttCGCATTAATTTCTGTTATGACATTTAGCTTCGactttaacaaataaatataaaaattttaaagaagaaaagatCATGATAATATAATCTATATGGATTTCATATTATAGTTGGCATATTGAGTATATATTgccaaaaaattaatatttttattaaatatagcaTATCTTACATCATATTTAACACACTCAATATTTTTATGTTAGTACATATTTTAATGAAACAACTTTAGATGTCGACGACGTAAAGTACGTGATCAACTTCGATTATCCGACTTCATCTGAAGACTACATTCATAGAATTGGTAGGACGGGCCGATCAAATAATTCAGGCACGAGTTATGCCTTCTTTACACCACAAAATAGCCGACAGGCTAAAGGTTTAATTAATGTACTTAAGGAAGCTAAACAAGTTATCAATCCAAAACTTATGGAACTTGCAGACAGAACTGGAAATGATCCTGCACGAAGTATTTATGAAAACTATGAAACTAAATTCATATCATATAATGATTTTGTTTAATTTGCTTAAATGTTCTATGTGTAATTTTGCAGATCGTTGGGGCTATGGAAATTATCGCAGAAGAGAAACTGCTTTCCCTAAAACACATAAACGATTCGATAATCTAAGTTACTTTGACGCGTAGTTGGTTTAATTCAACTTCCAATCACAAACTTTCTGAACAAGTAACCTGCTGGAGATCTGAAACTTATTACAATTTGTTCCTCTGTGATTAGTAAAAGTTCTCCTTTAAGGCCCTATTGCTTTACGTTAGTTCCGTGCTcggttaattttttaaatttctatttataatcTTATTGTTGTAGTTAGCGATAGTGTAAAACTTAGTAAACTACATACAATACCTTTGTCAAATTtccattataataatattttgcatTACATTTCTACTTTCTCATTCATTGAGGCACGCAAAGTGAAAAATATGCAGTAAGAAGTACGAAAAGAAATAGTTAATAGGAAATGATtgacaattttaaaaaattaagtttGATCTAAAAAGTTTTCCTCCCTTTATTGACAATTGGTTGCTAATATCCATAATTgttgttaaaatttttttaGTAAGGAAAaacttaatttataattatttacgcGTCTTAGAAGTTGGAGCTCAGTAAGATATAAGTACGTAGTAAATGTAATCAGTATTCATTCCACTTCTTCAATATGGCCAATTTGATACTTGGTCATACAGTGAAAATCATTTATTTGTTGGTGTCTGTGAAATTATGTGGGAGAACATACTGAATATTAACTGTAAAAGTACACTTTGTTTAGTTGCATATGTATACTCTGTGTCAATATCATAGTATTAATTCGCCAAAAGAAATCTGCTCGATAAATCGATTTTGTAGTAAAGTTATGCATTATGAAAACATTTTCCATTGATTCAACAACTCTTACAAAAATACTATAGCACTTGAATAACCATTTCggcaatttttttattatatatatttaacctGTTCAAAAGACAAAAATATCTCACATTAATGTATCATATTTGCAACTACAAAAATAAACCCggtgtaaaagaaaataaaatgtttataataatacaCGTGGTTTAAATATATTCTCtcctttaaccctttcgctacgTATAGGCGGCATCCGCGTGACTACCTGTGCGGACGAGTGTCGCCTATAGACGACGTCCGCGGGATACCACTTAATTATGAGCCCCGCG
Proteins encoded in this window:
- the mys gene encoding position-specific antigen beta subunit myospheroid codes for the protein MEKMFGSFRWIIAIAIVISLVKANYSPPERLTGMNPCISKQTCHECIQTPHCAWCAAPKFSEKRCFLPNINTKIFATCPGEYTWNPDNVFSMIRHRNLTKGGYAYGGANSYEYSYMNSSTHGSSSQSTSSGSSSSSSSSGSRRQEAVQIWPQEVNLKLRINEAHRMTFAYSQAEDYPVDLYYLMDLSKSMEDDKKKLSDLGQLLVESMSKITSNFRLGFGSFVDKVVMPYVSTMPKSLIEPCDGCAAPYGYKNIMTLSQDTSHFASLVRNASVSGNLDAPEGGFDAIMQAIVCRQQIGWREKARRLLVFSTDAGFHYAGDGKLGGIVKPNDGECHLDSTGLYTHSSLQDYPSISQINLKVKQNAINVIWAVTEEQINVYKRLTKHVEGSFAGKLSDDSSNVVELIREQYDAISSSVEMKDTASSAVKVKYFSKCLGTGPLIETSKCDGLKVGTKVEFTAEIEVTSCPENRSEWKQKFDIYPVGINETLTVNLEMLCDCECEREGAMYEPKSPECNGVGTLKCGICECYDGFFGKRCECSPHQEMTGLDKHFQSCRPDNTSLVDCSGRGTCACGQCECEERENPEEIISGHFCECDNFSCDRDQGHLCSNHGTCECGQCVCNAGWTGPSCNCRSSNETCIAPGTTNGVLCSGHGDCVCGECICHEEGNTRYSGKHCNKCPTCPSRCEELKNCVLCQMYGTGNFTDKEECAKNCKEFVPEPVDTVIPDVDKDEVPCFGIDEDDCKYNFVYYYNETNCLKVRAQKERECPPQVYMLGIVLGVIAAIVLIGLALLLLWKLLTTIHDRREFARFEKERMMAKWDTGENPIYKQATSTFKNPTYAGK
- the LOC117156713 gene encoding ATP-dependent RNA helicase p62 isoform X1; this translates as MLRHVMGAIGSLRIRTYGASYHGGNYRTKERGSAYGNNANNRNGRFENRNKNNMHGTMGALKKPNWSFENLKPFKKDFYIPHPNVQSRHPQEIDIFRQENQITLKGEKIPNPIQHFEEGNFPDHVMQCIRKQGFSEPTAIQAQGWPIAMSGQNMVGIAQTGSGKTLGYILPAIVHISSQQPLNHGDGPIALVLAPTRELAQQIQKVTYNFGYVRSTCIFGGAPKGSQARDLEQGVEICIATPGRLIDFLERGITNLRRCTYLVLDEADRMLDMGFEPQIRKIIEQIRPDRQVLMWSATWPKEVRNLAEEYLVDYTQLNIGSLTLSANHNILQIVDVCEEHEKQAKLQDLLQEISNVSPEGGKTIIFVETKKKVESITKTIRRYGWPAVCIHGDKSQLERDFVLTEFRRNKDSILVATDVAARGLDVDDVKYVINFDYPTSSEDYIHRIGRTGRSNNSGTSYAFFTPQNSRQAKGLINVLKEAKQVINPKLMELADRTGNDPARNRWGYGNYRRRETAFPKTHKRFDNLSYFDA
- the LOC117156713 gene encoding ATP-dependent RNA helicase p62 isoform X2, with translation MTYGASYHGGNYRTKERGSAYGNNANNRNGRFENRNKNNMHGTMGALKKPNWSFENLKPFKKDFYIPHPNVQSRHPQEIDIFRQENQITLKGEKIPNPIQHFEEGNFPDHVMQCIRKQGFSEPTAIQAQGWPIAMSGQNMVGIAQTGSGKTLGYILPAIVHISSQQPLNHGDGPIALVLAPTRELAQQIQKVTYNFGYVRSTCIFGGAPKGSQARDLEQGVEICIATPGRLIDFLERGITNLRRCTYLVLDEADRMLDMGFEPQIRKIIEQIRPDRQVLMWSATWPKEVRNLAEEYLVDYTQLNIGSLTLSANHNILQIVDVCEEHEKQAKLQDLLQEISNVSPEGGKTIIFVETKKKVESITKTIRRYGWPAVCIHGDKSQLERDFVLTEFRRNKDSILVATDVAARGLDVDDVKYVINFDYPTSSEDYIHRIGRTGRSNNSGTSYAFFTPQNSRQAKGLINVLKEAKQVINPKLMELADRTGNDPARNRWGYGNYRRRETAFPKTHKRFDNLSYFDA